DNA from Mycobacterium bourgelatii:
ACAGGCGGATACCAACCCAAGTGCAGCAAGAGCGGCACCGCCGGCGAGCACACCCCGCCGAGTAATGACGGGTACGGCTCTGGGCACCACAACATCCTGCCATCAGAAGCACCCGCGAACGCGGTCGGCACGACCGGTCACGACCCGTAGGACGCCCGGCTGCGGGATGCCCTGCGACGATCACGACGTCATTTGTAAATCCTGGCGTATCGTTGATAGCTGGCTCTCCCGGATGCCTCCCAACACCAGATGTCCGGACAACTCAAGATGAGGAGCTCGCCGTGACCACCGGGCTACCGTCGCAGACGCAGGTGATCGAGCTGCTCACCGACGAGTTCGCGCGCGCGGGCTATGAGATCGAAGATGTGGTTATCGACACCCGCGCCCGGCCCCCGCGCATCGCCGTGATCGCCGATGGCGACACCGCCCTGGACCTGGACACGATCGCCGAGTTGTCGCGTTCGGCATCCGCCCTGCTGGACGGCCTGGGCGACAAGGGGGAGGCATACGTGCTCGAAGTAAGTTCGCCCGGCGTGGACCGCCCGCTGACCAGCGAAAAG
Protein-coding regions in this window:
- the rimP gene encoding ribosome maturation factor RimP yields the protein MTTGLPSQTQVIELLTDEFARAGYEIEDVVIDTRARPPRIAVIADGDTALDLDTIAELSRSASALLDGLGDKGEAYVLEVSSPGVDRPLTSEKHFRRARGRKVEVVLSDGSQLTGRVGETRGDTIGLVIREKRDLTVREIPLPEIVKAVVQVEFSPPPKAELELAGVGQAAGTEAEA